One window of Anaerolineales bacterium genomic DNA carries:
- a CDS encoding GAF domain-containing protein: MKRFRQSAIQDSTSNSTLPRLTLRSKLTAANMLIAFLIVLVMGGYVYLRIQDGSRRLILSVEENARLRVEQDFSRSNREQATSLNGFFQSMSSNTRIAGDSIQIILGDSRLAENTYWDVGSKLTKTSAGSWDNPNSEPASIFIPAGVDLTDSLLQELNLLKHSELLLPSILEQNPEIVAIYFGGESKETVYFPNIDLANIVPADFNVTGRQWYVSATPQNNPDRFVVWSEPYEDAALNGLVITTSVPVYDASDRFRGVAAMDVQITQVIDLVSNVRVGETGYAFLVDNKNRLISLPESGYNDFDITDDNARLSEIIDPATLQNVSQEFSGILEKISNETSGIFTVTLAGSERHITFNEIPEVNYKLVFVAPSDELLPSRTAIANQIAQETRNTIIFSIIVIAVVFGAAAGLSFIASNRLTAPLQSLNHASTELSRGNFDAKAEIRSGDELETLAASFNTMADTVKDLVFSLEKRVEERTAELRLETERGQRRGKQYEAIARVAQAITVQKNLSELLPQVTELISEQFGFYHVGIFLNDATNQYAVLVAANSEGGKRMLKRGHQLRVETQGIVGYVAGTKKPRIASSVGEDSVYFNNPDLPETQSEMALPLLESGEILGALDVQSRELNAFSNEDLDSLTVLAELVSIAIHNAKLYEQMQRSLAEAEAASRQFFRENWNRLAEEYRIAGYRYTASGVTPVDAPENGDSNLIEDTNRKQVVVPIVMRGQEIGELAVSIPREGTITSDQMDMVRAVADRVAVIAENARLFDETTRRAEREKLVTDITTKIRGTNDPQEMIDTAIRELQDALKVSRIEIIPQKNKSLDR; the protein is encoded by the coding sequence CTCCACATCGAACTCAACATTGCCGCGCCTCACTCTCCGGAGCAAACTGACGGCGGCAAACATGCTGATCGCATTCCTGATCGTGCTGGTTATGGGCGGTTATGTGTACCTGCGCATCCAGGACGGCAGCCGCCGCTTGATCCTCAGCGTGGAGGAGAATGCCAGGTTACGCGTCGAACAGGATTTTTCGCGATCGAACAGGGAACAGGCAACAAGTCTTAACGGCTTTTTCCAAAGCATGAGCAGCAACACCCGGATTGCGGGTGATTCCATCCAGATCATCCTTGGCGACTCGCGGCTGGCTGAAAACACCTATTGGGATGTCGGATCGAAATTGACGAAAACCTCTGCCGGCAGCTGGGATAATCCCAACTCGGAACCCGCCTCAATCTTTATTCCGGCAGGAGTGGATCTTACCGACTCGCTGCTCCAGGAACTTAACTTGTTGAAACATTCGGAATTGCTCCTCCCTTCGATTTTGGAGCAGAATCCCGAAATCGTTGCCATCTACTTCGGCGGAGAAAGCAAGGAAACCGTTTATTTCCCGAACATCGACCTCGCTAATATCGTCCCGGCAGACTTTAATGTAACGGGCAGGCAATGGTATGTCTCCGCCACCCCGCAAAACAATCCGGATCGGTTCGTTGTCTGGTCGGAACCTTATGAAGACGCCGCGTTAAATGGACTTGTCATCACAACAAGCGTCCCGGTTTACGATGCGTCAGACCGGTTTCGAGGTGTGGCCGCGATGGATGTACAAATCACCCAGGTGATAGATCTGGTTTCCAATGTCCGCGTCGGCGAGACCGGGTATGCCTTCCTCGTGGACAACAAAAACAGGCTGATCTCCCTTCCGGAGTCGGGTTACAACGATTTTGACATTACCGATGATAACGCCAGACTGAGCGAGATCATCGACCCGGCAACTCTTCAGAATGTCTCGCAGGAATTTTCCGGGATTTTGGAGAAAATATCCAATGAAACCTCGGGCATCTTCACCGTAACCCTTGCCGGCAGCGAAAGACATATAACATTCAATGAAATCCCGGAGGTAAACTACAAACTCGTCTTCGTAGCGCCTTCGGATGAATTGCTCCCCAGCCGGACTGCGATCGCGAACCAGATCGCGCAGGAGACAAGAAACACGATCATTTTCAGCATCATTGTGATAGCGGTGGTCTTCGGGGCGGCAGCGGGGCTCTCCTTCATTGCCAGCAATCGCCTCACTGCCCCGCTCCAGTCGTTGAATCATGCATCCACTGAGCTTTCCAGGGGAAACTTCGATGCAAAAGCGGAAATCCGGTCTGGCGATGAACTGGAAACGCTTGCCGCCTCGTTCAATACCATGGCTGATACCGTAAAGGACCTTGTCTTCTCGCTCGAAAAACGAGTCGAGGAAAGAACAGCCGAACTGCGATTGGAAACCGAGCGGGGGCAGAGGCGCGGAAAACAATACGAAGCGATTGCCCGGGTCGCACAGGCGATCACGGTCCAGAAGAATCTCAGCGAATTGCTCCCACAGGTTACTGAACTGATCAGCGAACAGTTCGGCTTCTACCATGTGGGTATTTTCCTCAACGACGCCACGAATCAATATGCCGTACTGGTCGCGGCAAACAGCGAAGGCGGAAAACGGATGCTCAAACGCGGTCATCAACTGCGCGTGGAGACCCAGGGTATCGTAGGGTATGTTGCTGGAACAAAAAAACCGCGTATTGCCTCAAGCGTCGGAGAAGATTCCGTCTATTTCAACAATCCCGATCTCCCCGAAACCCAGTCTGAGATGGCGCTCCCGCTTCTTGAATCAGGTGAGATCCTCGGCGCACTCGACGTTCAAAGCAGGGAATTGAACGCCTTTTCGAATGAAGATCTCGATTCCCTGACCGTTCTGGCGGAATTGGTCAGCATCGCCATTCACAATGCGAAATTATATGAACAGATGCAGAGATCCCTCGCAGAAGCCGAGGCGGCCTCCCGTCAGTTCTTCCGGGAAAATTGGAATCGCCTTGCAGAAGAATACAGGATTGCCGGCTACCGGTATACTGCCAGTGGTGTAACCCCCGTCGATGCACCGGAGAATGGCGACAGTAACCTGATAGAGGATACGAACCGAAAACAGGTTGTCGTCCCCATTGTGATGCGCGGACAGGAAATCGGCGAACTTGCCGTATCGATCCCCAGGGAAGGGACCATTACCTCCGACCAGATGGATATGGTCCGCGCTGTGGCTGACCGGGTCGCGGTCATCGCTGAGAACGCAAGGCTGTTCGACGAGACCACGAGGCGGGCCGAGCGCGAAAAGCTTGTCACCGACATCACCACGAAGATTCGCGGCACCAACGACCCACAGGAGATGATCGACACGGCCATTCGGGAACTGCAGGATGCGTTGAAAGTATCGCGCATCGAGATCATACCGCAGAAGAACAAATCGCTTGACAGGTAA